One region of Bacillus pumilus genomic DNA includes:
- a CDS encoding GNAT family N-acetyltransferase: protein MHLLEKQRTASIKEGIRQIDPAYPVFVDAVMDGFIQGDLYVDDAVHPRIYFLETACGIYYVAGKREEELSHCSAFIVDVYERQRRQNGRFTVFSANQSTDVMMKKCLGSHLNEMERHAYVFSQAKSYVLATHSGYRVERTNEQVIKASRAFPPSYYEAYWGRAARFLSKGIGVAILDGENVVSECVSIFSSEDRVEIDIWTEEACRGKGLAQLAGQLMIKSCLENKRTPHWDCDVHHLTSIKLAEKLGFQRTKTYRLFYSS, encoded by the coding sequence ATGCATCTTTTGGAAAAGCAAAGGACAGCATCGATAAAAGAAGGAATTCGCCAGATCGATCCGGCATATCCAGTGTTTGTAGATGCGGTCATGGATGGTTTTATACAAGGGGATCTTTATGTAGATGATGCAGTGCACCCTCGTATTTATTTTCTCGAAACAGCATGCGGCATTTATTATGTTGCAGGGAAGAGAGAGGAGGAGTTGTCACACTGCTCGGCGTTCATTGTGGATGTTTACGAAAGGCAGAGAAGACAAAATGGCCGGTTTACCGTATTTTCAGCGAATCAATCAACAGATGTGATGATGAAAAAATGTCTTGGGTCACATCTGAATGAGATGGAAAGACATGCGTACGTTTTTTCGCAAGCAAAATCTTATGTTCTTGCGACTCATTCAGGCTACAGAGTAGAGCGGACAAATGAACAGGTGATCAAGGCAAGCAGGGCTTTTCCTCCTAGCTATTACGAAGCCTATTGGGGGAGAGCGGCGCGCTTCCTATCAAAAGGAATCGGAGTTGCTATCTTAGATGGTGAGAACGTGGTGAGTGAATGTGTCTCCATTTTTTCAAGTGAAGATCGTGTGGAGATAGATATTTGGACAGAGGAAGCCTGCCGGGGGAAAGGTTTAGCGCAGCTGGCAGGTCAGCTGATGATCAAGAGTTGTCTTGAAAATAAGAGGACACCGCATTGGGATTGCGATGTCCATCACCTAACTTCGATCAAACTGGCAGAAAAGTTAGGCTTTCAGCGGACAAAAACCTATCGATTGTTTTACAGCTCATGA